In the genome of Malania oleifera isolate guangnan ecotype guangnan chromosome 5, ASM2987363v1, whole genome shotgun sequence, the window CTTTCATCCCTTCTAGCTTCTTCATAAACCTATAACCTTCCCAACCAACAATATCAGAAATACTTCAAGTTTCCTTAGCCAAATTACAAAAACCATGATGATCCATCCACTTATTCTCAAACTGAAGAAGAGTAGGGCTCCATTTAACTGTTCTAGACTCCAGATAAACAGGATGTGATCTGAAACAGGCGTTGTTACTTGTTAGTGTCTCATATTCCCACTCATGTAAATGAAGCATTTTGCAATGGAATATTTCTCAAACCATGCTCTCTAATGAAGCTATCTAAAAATTGCATGCTAGATGAAAACCTCCGCCCTTTTTTTTTGGATGGGAATGTACATTAAGTTCTCCCACAATTGCCTATCTAGGATAACATAACCCATTCACAGCCCCAAACTCCTTGAAAACTGGGATCTAAAGGTAGTTCTAGAAGGACCATATGAAGTAGACTACCACTGCCTCCTTCCCTCCATCTCCAACAACaatgataaggaaaaaaaaaatccctaatACAGCACACTAAATTTGTCATGTGAGAGTCCCAGTTGTGCAAAGTACCTCTAGAAACCGCTTGAGAGAATAATATAGCCCAATCTTTACCTCTACCTGGCCAAATTGCACTAACAGTACCCCCATTTGCTGATTCTAACTTTGTTTCCTGTAATGGGTAAAACACGAGGAGAGTATCTAGATACCACTTCCTGAACCAAAGTTGGGAACAACCACAGAACTGAGCAGAACACGACTTAAAACTGCaggcacctttttttttttaataaataaggagggcggcacctccatttatttattgatatgcccttacttttgacggaggaataccgtggttacaagactaGCATTGGGAGATTACTGATGAAaaaattaaaggcctcccaaaaacaacaccaacaaccaaccaaaacagaactacaaatccaaacaaagttaaataaaaaacaaatctaaacaggcctatcaaaaacaaaaataataaaataaaataaaatcaaaaaatcaaaaaatataaacctaccaaacaaaaattgagaggttgaactaatgacgaaaggaagtgagacccaacctatccatccaaaggataccttttagagaacatggtaaaagatgttgttcttcgtaagTGACATTgcttcccatttctccttctttagtgagaaaatcagccgcactattgtcttccctatattgatggatcaccatgaagttcactccttctagttccaccacgaggtcctcccaaaaatcccaaagatatcacaaggtacatttacctttccgaagccaatcaacaacaattcgcgagtcactttcaattatcacattaaaataatgaagtcattTGCATAAATGAATTCCTTCCAGAATTGCTTTTGATTCCGCACTATTGTTTGTACCATTGTTGCGCTTTCACCATGCCATGAtagtcccgaataattcctccacctcttgaAATACCTGGATTGCCCCTATAGCTcgcatcacaattaagttttatccaccctgcaAACACTCTGTAAACAACTTGACAGCAGATAGAAGCATGTGCAGGCATTACCAGGAGATCACATTCACTGACAACATTATAACAGTATCATCATTCACAGCTAATCATCTGAATAGCAACATCAGTCTGCACGAACCTGTATATGGCTGTCTTTATATCAGTGAGCAAACTAACCCGAGCAACACAATGCCCACAAGAGTTGCTCACAACTGAGAAGAGTCAAGGCCCTAAATGATTCCCTACTTTTAAGAGTAAACAAGGGAGtgaaggaaagaaaagaagagaggtggCTGCAACTAAGTTAGATTAATCAGGTTTAGAGAAGTTTAGCGCTTCGATACAATGTTGCAAATCTGACATAATTTAAAGtttcaatgaagaaaatacaATCCTTAGGGttagagagggagaagagaagaagacatTATGGGCAGAAGAGCTGGTCAGTAGTTCCCTTTAGCTTATGCACAGCTCCAGGTCTACTCTGTTTATATATTAAGAATAATAGGACATGAAGGGCAAAAATACTCCCACTCACTCTGCCTAATTAGTAAAATAACACATTCTCTTCTAACAAATTCAATTTCATTCTATACTATAGCTGGCTTCTTATGTTTATGATTgacaaaaaattcactagaaagaTTCATTGCTTTTCTTTGTTGTACAAAACATTTCTTGGCACTGACCACCCACTGTGTGCCATGCATACtgtttagatttttttaaaatgaattctGGCATGcccctatgtttggagagaccttggatttggatgaGAAGTAACATAAAATTGTATTGGAATTTATCAAacccacccaaatccaaatccaaatccaaatccgaAGTttaaaatccatgctcccaaacagtGCGTGCGTGTACTCTTTTTGGTTCTATTTTCATTAAATATTATTTACTTCTAAaaaagtatttgatttttattttgatttttaaaagtgCTTGTAATGCTACTGCTGGGACAGGTCTAGTGTTTTTGAGGCTAAAccttaaaatccaatttttgaTGCCTGAATTTTTAAGGTTGGCACTTTTTTGGACTTGAACATTTTGTTGGTTCTTCCAATATGTGCTACGCTAACCTGAACCGTATAGCAAATCAAAGACCGGCAAGATGGCTAATTCTATTTCTCAATGTCCTTGCAGGCTCCTGACAAATGCTTACCTTCGAGAAGAGGCTCCAAACAGTCATGTGGTTGAGCAGCGGGTTGAATGGCAAGTCTAGGAACTTCCACTATCCTACTTTTTAATAAATTGGGTAAATTTCATTGACCTCCCTGGACATTTTTGAAATGATGCTGCCCTTCCCCGCCAAAATTTTTAGGAAGAAAATGAGTTAACAGAAATGATAACATTGCACAGTTTCCAGTCATtactttttatataaaaatatatcacTCTATTTGAAATGAATATTTTAACCTCTTCCAGAGCAGTGGAGTTGTGGAATGGAAGAAACACTTCATCTCTCTGCAAATCTTGTTGCCAACACTATGTCCACCTACATTAACTCTTAACCTTCACTAAATGAGTACAAATCACCCTTCTAAAACCCTGTCTAGACCAAGCTCCATTTTTGGTGATCTTTCGTCAATCATCTGTTACATTTTGAACTCTATGACCTGAGTTGACAAGTTTAAAAGCTTAGCTACTCCAATGAAGATGTTGGACTGGGTTGAATTGATGCCAAAAAAAAATGTTGGAGAGGCCCACTTGCCCAAAAAAGGGTCTTGCTGACAATTGGTCTCAGCTGTCAACCTAGTAAATATGTTTGAAGCAGGAATCTGGGATTGTGGACTACAAATTGTATTCTAAAACACAGCAAAATAAATTGTTTTTATGGTTGGAATTAAGTTTGTGAAGGTATATGGATTTAAAAGAGAAAACGATTCAATTAAAATCCCCCTCTTTTTTTTGGATTTTGTGTGTGTttaaagaggggggggggggtcttgTTATTGTGAATAGTGAAAAATCGGAAGGCAAGAATATGTTCACTGCAAGCTGTAGTTAAAATTCTGTCAAGGCTATTGAGTTTTGGTAATTTGATCTATCAGAGCTTGAGAACTAATTTGATCTATCAGAGCTTGAGAACTGCACAAGTACATACACCTCTAAAGTTGGCATTGGTTATTATCCCTAAGCTCCTGATAAGCTTGTCCATATATTTTGAGATATGGATGACTGATCTACTTTGTTTATGGTGAAGAAAGATGTTCAGGTGGGTTTGATGTATTGATATGAAGGAGATTTTTTGGTTTCCCAACTTTCCcaacactcaaaaaaaaaaaaaaaaaaaattcccatttGAATTGCATTAAGGTATAAAAGGCATCTTGGACCTCAATTAACTTATAGTAATTATTGACCAGTGAATGGGGAATTAgttactgaaaattattacagAGGGAAGGGCaatgttatttcaaaaatgtAATAGAAGGTCCATGTAACTATCTTGATGTTCTCTGCATGTTTCTGTAGTTTTCCCACTTTACACTGGTGGCCAAATTCAGCTGAGTTTCATCTAAGAAGACATCAATTTACAATTTCATTTGTTTTTCTATGTTTGTTTGTCATCTTTTGAATCATGTGTAGTAAAAATTATAGCTTGCTTTCCATGCATCTTAAAATCTAACAGAAAATTGATTGTTTTGTGCTGACTCTTGCTTTTTCTTATGAAGGCTGTATGCATTTGATGTTCACTGCAACTCTTTCTTCCCAATGTTTGTTATGCTTTATGGTAATTGCTATGCTAATATGTGCTCTGCTCTTGTGTTTTTACTGCAATTCTCATGCTTAAATGTCACTGATGTCTTTAATGATGTTGCAGTTATACATTACTTTCTATCACCTCTCTTGGTAGCACATGGTTTCATTCCTGTTTTGCTATCAAATCTGCTTTTCATGGTGGCGGCCTCCTATTATCATTATCTCAATTTTTTAGGTTATGATGGTAAGTTAAATTATATGCtcagtattttttattttcttttaagagTTGGCGGGGAATAGTTGCGTCTAGTCGATTGGACAGAGcattcctgcacattctttgtaTCATGATGTGTGTTTTGCAGAGATCTTAGTCATATAAGGATTGTGTAGGCTTCAACCTTGCAAGTTGCCTTTTGTGTGGCTGAACCATGTGGCACAATGGCCAAAGCAGACAATACTTGAACAGAGTTGGGCTGAGACTGTTACGGTTGGGTATTATAGCCACCTTGAGGGTATTGTGTTGTGGATGGATCCCATATAAAAGTGTGGGTCACTCTAAAGAGAGTATGGGAGATACACATGAGAGAATATGTCATGATTCCACATTGGGTGtctactagggagatcttggtcATATGAGGATGGAATAGTCTTCAACTTTATGAGGTGCCTTTTATGGTTTAGACTTGAGGCCAAATCGGCCAAAGCAGAGAATACCTTATTGGTGTTGGTTCAAGACTATTATGCTTTGCATTGCAAACATTTTATGTTAACTTTGGTTCCTTGAGTGTATGGGGTGGGCATGACGTGAATTGAATAATTGAATAAAGAAACACACATATTTTTTTCCCCTGAAAGGTAACAAAATCTGGTGACAATTTGATTCTATTCCATTCTCACATACCTTTATAGTTAGTCTTGTGATGGGTTATTATCAGCATTATCTATTTATATGAACCtacattttttctttttgtttagtGCTATTACTATATTTTGGGAGTATGGTAAACTAGGTTCTTGTAATTTTGTGGTTATGAGCCTCAAATGAGAGTAATTTTCTTGTGAGTGAAAATTACCTCATGAGTTTATCAATCTTGTCAGTTATCCTTGAAAATTACCTCATAAGTTTATCAATCTTGTTAGTTAGCCTTGAAAATTACCTCATAAGTTTATCAATCTTGTCAGTTAACGTGGCACTCATAACTTTTCACATTTGGTTTGTGTAATGGAATGGACCAAGAATTGATTAGTCATAGTAGAGGGATACAAGGGCTTACAAAAGAAAATGTTAACCCACAACATGGAATAGATAATGGATGACTTTCCAAATTTTGCAAATTTGgagtttctatttatattgtaTTTCATGCTGGATGGGCAAATAATACAAACTTTTACATAGAAGCATTTTTGTAAATCATTACATCCTATGCAATTTTTAGTCTATTCTTTGTCTATTCCATTATGATCCAGACGAAACTTGAATGTATTTGTTAGGGGATTTCTTTTGAGAAGAGAAAATTGTCTCATTACATATCCTTTCTTGTGAATCCTATGTTCAGAGTGAAATAAACCGATAACTGGAACATTTGAGTGGGATTTTATTCATTTCTGAAAACTTGTTTGCTGGGATAGAGTTCTATATCAGGAGCAACTGGTGACCACCGTTTTATAAACATCTCTACCTTAATTTCATGTATTTAATAATCTCATAATAAATTTACTGCTGCAGTATTGCCTTTCTTGGAGAGGACAACTTTTTTCCTGTATCCAATTGGTGTTGTCATCATCCTTTCTCCCATCTGTAAGTATTACCTCTCAGACTGGTGTTCCCTATTATGTTTTATCGtctctgaaattcaaatttctctTCCCCTTCTTTTCAGTCATTCTGAGTGGCTTTAACCCTTCGAGATACGTCATGAACATGTACTTCAGTCAGCGGTTATGATTTAACGAGGCAAACACTCTGGATAGATTTATATAATGAGGTGGGGAATTTAAATTCACGCACCCGCATGAACACAGGAAGGTTTTCATGGATGCTTTTTCTGGTTCTGGTTTTCGTAGAAAGGAAAGGATCGCCCCAGAACGAGCATCTGTAGCTTCCTAAATAGGCATTTTTCTGCTGTGACACAGTGAAGTTGGTGGTGGAAGGTGGTTCCTATGGCTGGGGATCTGTTGAGTGTAATGATTTTTGGCATTAGTCAAATTCCCTTTGTTTTTGTTCCTGGAAATTAAAAGCTGTTGCTCCATAGAAAAAGTGCTTTATCTGCTGATATGCTAATATCAAACTTCATTAATTTCAGTGTGCATGTATGTTCTTGTTTGGAGGGTGGTCCTGTTTACATTGTTGAGGTTAGAACACAGACCTCCTCTCAAATCTCCAGGTCCCTAAATCCAGCTCCATTTAAACATTTGAAATCTGGAAGGGGTAGGTTTGAAATCTGGAAGGGGTAGGATAGtataaagaaatttatttttccgCTCGTTCGATTATGAAAAAGAATACGGTATAtacattaaatttaaaataaattatttacaagtAGTTAACTTTTGATTTTTATTAcatttgaattatattttaataattatcgGTTTTATTATTATCTGAGATACAAAACAAATATGTGGTATAGGGGATTATTTTATttgctttttaaaaaatatttttttaattattaatgtaATATGTGATCCAGGAATATCTATttttaagaataaaaaaatgtaacAAATATAATGTAAGGATTTGATGAAAGAGGATGAGTTGTAAGTATAAAGTCAAAAGAGAAACTAAAAATTCTTATGAATTCTTTACATGATATGGACGAGCAACAAATATCCCTTAAATTTCACTCTTCATATGTTAGGAAATCTAGATTTCAAAATTATTGCGTATTTGAACAAAATTCAAAGCAAAAGAGTGACGAGTAGTGTTTAAATCTAATATTTAGACTTTATATTTCTAgatgttatttataaaaaattctATTTTTACATAAAGAAATGTTGGGTTAAAGGTTTTTAGGACACCTTAATGTTTGCGTGCAcctttatgtatatatatgaaaaattattTAGAAATCATTTTCCTCCACGTGTGCATATCTGTTTCCTAAAAATATATTATGTGTCTGATGTTAATGAATGTAGAATCAAATTGCTACATATTCAGCATTTAAACTACAAGTGTATagatttcttatataatttttcattaaaaatcagGGAAAGATTGGTACATATTGATTTATTAGATAATATATGTAGCACTACCTAAATAGAAAGAAACAATTAACAGGGTAATAGTTAGGTACGTGGTGTATATGTGTAGTGTCAAAGGTAAAAGAAACAATTAACTGCAAAATGCCAAGCATGTATGAATGCCAACTACTCCATAAGAAAAAATCTATACGATATACAAATAAGTTACTAGGGTAGTAGTTAGGCACATGTGGTACGTGTGTGTATGTGTAGTGTCAAAGGTTGTTGGCTCAAGCATTGTTAAGAATTTATTTGTAAGTTTATGCTATGTTGAAAAAATAAAGTAGGTGATGTGTGTTTAattgcttatatacatgattagaTCCGTCTAATATACTTAAACTTTTGAGTAAGgctggtgctcacccatgtgtataaAGTTTGTCAATGGATTTCCCAAaatctaacaagtggtatcaaaaccAATGATTTGTAACTCTGAGCGAGCGATATCTTAAAGTTGAgatgtgaaactaattctcctgatgtATTAATAGTTGGAGGACTGAGTGTGTGACCGAAGTCAATAATGATTATTTAGGCTTGGAATATGGATTTGAATAGGGTCAAGTTGAGGGAGGTATGATTAATTTGgaggcatgtggaatgcaatTCGAGGCACGTAAGACATATAGGTAAGACCCATTTGAACAACTGTTGGAAAATTGGGCTTGCTCCCATGAGGCAAATGGTTTTCGTTCAAGGGGGAGTGGCCGGAGCTCACACGtgaggggagattgttgagaatttcacttgtaagtTTGTTCAAAA includes:
- the LOC131155638 gene encoding uncharacterized protein LOC131155638 isoform X2, with translation MLPTVSKGRSSSNSRANPVFPHYLRRIVKWQQMDIEYTFWQMLHLCTSPKVVYQHTKYHKQTKNQWARDDPAFVVICSLLLAVATMAYCAAYDHSAAHAVFVVISVLLFHFIITGAILATCCWLLTNAYLREEAPNSHVVEQRVEWLYAFDVHCNSFFPMFVMLYVIHYFLSPLLVAHGFIPVLLSNLLFMVAASYYHYLNFLGYDVLPFLERTTFFLYPIGVVIILSPIFILSGFNPSRYVMNMYFSQRL
- the LOC131155638 gene encoding uncharacterized protein LOC131155638 isoform X1, which translates into the protein MLPTVSKGRSSSNSRANPVFPHYLRRIVKWQQMDIEYTFWQMLHLCTSPKVVYQHTKYHKQTKNQWARDDPAFVVICSLLLAVATMAYCAAYDHSAAHAVFVVISVLLFHFIITGAILATCCWLLTNAYLREEAPNSHVVEQRVEWLYAFDVHCNSFFPMFVMLYGNCYANMCSALVFLLQFSCLNVTDVFNDVAVIHYFLSPLLVAHGFIPVLLSNLLFMVAASYYHYLNFLGYDGKLNYMLSIFYFLLRVGGE